One segment of Pyxidicoccus xibeiensis DNA contains the following:
- a CDS encoding CinA family protein — MTGESPDVLAREVLERCRAAGVRLALVEACTGGLLCARLTDVPGASAVVERGFVPYSHESKVEQLGVPLELLQAHGSVSVEAAEALARGALERSRADWAVAETGIAGPGGGTPQKPVGLAFIAVLRRGEQATVERHVFTGERAGIRRAVAERALALLLEQLGTAS, encoded by the coding sequence ATGACGGGCGAGTCACCGGACGTGCTGGCGCGGGAGGTACTGGAGCGGTGCCGGGCCGCGGGCGTGCGGCTGGCGCTGGTGGAGGCGTGTACGGGCGGGCTCCTCTGCGCGAGGCTGACGGACGTGCCGGGCGCGTCGGCGGTGGTGGAGCGCGGCTTCGTGCCCTACTCGCACGAGTCCAAGGTGGAGCAGCTGGGCGTGCCGCTGGAGCTGCTCCAGGCGCACGGCTCGGTGAGCGTGGAGGCGGCGGAGGCGCTGGCCCGGGGCGCGCTGGAGCGCTCGCGCGCGGACTGGGCGGTGGCGGAGACGGGCATCGCCGGCCCGGGCGGAGGCACGCCGCAGAAGCCCGTGGGGCTGGCCTTCATCGCCGTGCTGCGCAGGGGGGAACAGGCCACGGTGGAGCGCCACGTCTTCACGGGAGAGCGTGCGGGAATCCGCCGCGCGGTGGCGGAGCGGGCGCTGGCGCTGTTGCTGGAGCAACTGGGCACGGCTTCCTGA
- a CDS encoding STAS/SEC14 domain-containing protein, whose protein sequence is MFQLEVDRRHAIVDFILDGYLRVEEMQRFVAQLRAATESLRGRDIKLKADLRTFKPVSPEAADLLRRAQEYGLRCGVVRVAELVESQIVSLQLQRIARESRADRVLKRFWQESAARQWLIHGDAGAGVHPGA, encoded by the coding sequence GTGTTCCAGCTCGAGGTGGACCGGCGGCACGCCATCGTGGACTTCATCCTGGACGGGTACCTCCGCGTGGAGGAGATGCAGCGCTTCGTGGCGCAGCTGAGGGCGGCGACGGAGTCGCTGCGGGGGCGGGACATCAAGCTGAAGGCGGACCTGCGCACCTTCAAGCCGGTGTCACCGGAGGCGGCGGACCTGCTGCGCCGCGCGCAGGAGTACGGGCTGCGCTGCGGTGTGGTGCGGGTGGCGGAGCTGGTGGAGAGCCAGATTGTCTCGCTGCAGTTGCAACGCATTGCCCGGGAGAGCCGGGCGGACCGGGTGCTCAAGCGCTTCTGGCAGGAGTCGGCCGCGCGCCAGTGGCTCATCCACGGTGACGCGGGCGCGGGTGTGCACCCGGGGGCGTGA
- a CDS encoding TIGR02270 family protein: protein MAEHSGRTLRWDIYEEHLNEGAFRWTQREKALDAPDYTLEEVAELEEPVAAHVDALVLGGEPVAKRLLVPALADEPERVVAAALALLGAEEPSGPAAVLAALPVAEPPALVALRRALELSSPAAIPADLPSLLKKEDGLPELFALVLDTLGSHGLTTAPLCTPFLAHPEPQVAAAALRAASRARLPLDSSVLQRALDSGEPALRDAAIVAGLLGGHRSAWAACQAVAESRTPGGRLPLLLLGMSGDERDVKRLLELLPDAKLQRDVLWALGFSGRMAAADACVELMRQKPVAALAGEAFSAITGLRLVEQYAAVREEEDDALPPLEEDDLDADLSAKPEDSLPLPQPDTVTAWWQETRQKLDVKQRYLAGQPFTPQALLEALVSAPMRRRHALALELALRSRGAILVPTRGFVSQQLATWKEARSVPASSISRPFAEGLRG, encoded by the coding sequence ATGGCCGAGCACTCCGGACGGACGCTGCGCTGGGACATCTACGAGGAGCACCTCAACGAAGGCGCGTTCCGGTGGACGCAGCGGGAGAAGGCGCTCGACGCGCCTGACTACACGCTGGAGGAAGTGGCGGAGCTGGAGGAGCCGGTCGCCGCGCACGTGGATGCGCTGGTGCTGGGCGGTGAGCCCGTCGCGAAGCGCCTGCTGGTGCCCGCGCTGGCGGACGAGCCCGAGCGCGTCGTCGCGGCGGCCCTCGCGCTGCTCGGCGCCGAGGAGCCTTCCGGCCCCGCCGCGGTGCTCGCCGCGCTTCCCGTGGCCGAGCCTCCCGCGCTCGTTGCACTCCGGCGCGCCCTCGAGCTGTCCTCCCCTGCCGCCATTCCCGCGGACCTGCCGTCACTCCTGAAGAAGGAGGATGGCCTGCCGGAGCTGTTCGCCCTGGTGCTCGACACGCTGGGCTCGCACGGGCTGACCACGGCGCCGCTGTGCACGCCGTTCCTCGCGCACCCGGAGCCGCAGGTGGCCGCCGCCGCCCTTCGCGCCGCCAGCCGTGCCCGGCTGCCGCTGGACTCCTCCGTGCTTCAGCGCGCGCTGGACTCGGGCGAGCCCGCGCTGCGTGACGCCGCCATCGTCGCGGGGCTGCTGGGAGGCCACCGCAGCGCCTGGGCCGCGTGCCAGGCCGTGGCCGAGTCCCGCACGCCCGGCGGCCGGCTGCCCCTGCTGCTGCTGGGCATGAGCGGGGACGAGCGCGACGTGAAGCGGCTGCTGGAGCTGCTCCCGGACGCGAAGCTCCAGCGGGACGTGCTGTGGGCGCTCGGCTTCAGTGGCCGCATGGCCGCCGCCGACGCCTGCGTGGAGCTGATGCGGCAGAAGCCCGTGGCGGCGCTCGCGGGCGAGGCCTTCTCCGCCATCACCGGGCTGCGCCTCGTGGAGCAGTACGCGGCCGTGCGGGAAGAAGAGGACGACGCGCTTCCTCCCCTGGAGGAGGACGACCTCGACGCGGACCTGTCGGCGAAGCCGGAGGACTCGCTGCCGCTGCCCCAGCCCGACACCGTGACGGCGTGGTGGCAGGAGACGCGCCAGAAGCTGGACGTGAAGCAGCGCTACCTCGCGGGGCAGCCCTTCACTCCGCAGGCCCTGCTCGAAGCGCTCGTCAGTGCTCCCATGCGGCGCCGCCATGCGCTGGCCCTGGAGCTGGCGCTGCGCAGCCGGGGCGCCATCCTGGTGCCCACGCGGGGCTTCGTCTCGCAGCAGCTCGCCACCTGGAAGGAGGCGCGCTCGGTGCCGGCGTCTTCCATCAGCCGGCCCTTCGCCGAGGGCCTCCGGGGCTGA
- a CDS encoding DUF6484 domain-containing protein — translation MSAPPDRKPLAPELHTPEPILGSRGGQLAGLDASGAVLVDFPGNTTGPVRARLAVAVDAKTLQAAVAQKQKVVLLFENGDPRLPFVMGLIQEPSPTPLLDSLLNAPPEEARAPTEAHVDGKRVVIEGQDEIVLKCGEASITLRRNGKVIVKGTYLESRATGTHRIKGGSVEIN, via the coding sequence ATGAGCGCACCTCCCGACAGGAAGCCCCTCGCCCCGGAGCTGCACACCCCGGAGCCCATCCTCGGCAGTCGCGGAGGCCAGCTCGCCGGGCTCGATGCCTCGGGCGCCGTCCTCGTCGACTTCCCCGGCAACACCACGGGCCCCGTGCGCGCCCGGCTCGCCGTGGCAGTGGATGCGAAGACGCTCCAGGCCGCCGTGGCCCAGAAGCAGAAGGTCGTCCTCCTCTTCGAGAACGGCGACCCGCGCCTGCCCTTCGTAATGGGCCTCATCCAGGAGCCCAGCCCGACGCCCCTGCTGGACTCCCTGCTGAACGCGCCCCCCGAAGAGGCACGGGCTCCCACCGAGGCCCACGTGGACGGCAAGCGCGTGGTCATCGAGGGCCAGGACGAAATCGTCCTCAAGTGCGGCGAGGCCAGCATCACCCTGCGCCGCAACGGCAAGGTCATCGTGAAGGGCACCTACCTCGAATCCCGCGCCACCGGCACCCACCGCATCAAGGGTGGCTCCGTGGAGATCAACTAG
- a CDS encoding DUF4150 domain-containing protein: protein MPVNTGVNKMSVVTKDSGGITTAFPDVCKTPSPAGPVPIPYPNIAQSSDTDKGTKKVSVAGNPVCVKDSNFKTSTGDEAGTAGGGVASSKTKGKAEFVNFSFDVKFEGKNVARAMDLMLHNDKNTPPFPVIQGPVMASGDGPGKPKCLVCDHDV from the coding sequence ATGCCCGTCAATACCGGTGTGAACAAGATGTCCGTGGTGACCAAGGACAGCGGCGGCATCACCACGGCCTTCCCGGACGTGTGCAAGACGCCCAGCCCCGCCGGGCCCGTGCCCATTCCGTACCCCAACATCGCCCAGTCCTCGGACACCGATAAGGGCACCAAGAAGGTGTCCGTGGCCGGCAACCCGGTGTGCGTGAAGGACTCCAACTTCAAGACGAGCACCGGCGACGAGGCGGGCACCGCCGGTGGCGGCGTAGCCTCCAGCAAGACCAAGGGCAAGGCCGAGTTCGTCAACTTCTCCTTCGACGTGAAGTTCGAGGGAAAGAATGTGGCGCGCGCCATGGACCTGATGCTCCACAACGACAAGAACACGCCCCCCTTCCCCGTCATCCAGGGGCCCGTCATGGCCAGCGGTGATGGACCGGGCAAACCCAAGTGCCTCGTCTGCGACCACGACGTCTAG
- a CDS encoding immunity 49 family protein produces the protein MRSLASYMDVGRQYLVQTSADFDPAAPWDERLEHHRTWGLALKMVAYGKLLVECDVPGFHAHLLCAAMNWRQLLTHARAEGHRVPASMNDALLSAIACGRMDLALELAELSAREPTVPEYEDEFLGAFFLQEYLRSRVGRGEAVDLERLCQDIDDFLGEPSPRTDTLRALARGDGPAFDEAFRTWNETVAATRADPAAPGSTFSSGITRHVWLEGLALLRLAGEAGLSLPSELRPLLPGLVLQPPPATLSAVPWLLGQTRLTEEDL, from the coding sequence ATGCGCAGCCTGGCATCGTATATGGATGTCGGCAGGCAGTACCTCGTCCAGACCTCCGCGGACTTCGACCCGGCGGCCCCCTGGGACGAGCGGCTCGAGCACCACCGCACCTGGGGCTTGGCGCTGAAGATGGTCGCCTACGGGAAGCTGCTGGTGGAGTGCGACGTGCCAGGCTTCCATGCGCACCTGCTGTGCGCGGCGATGAACTGGCGCCAGCTGCTCACCCACGCCCGGGCCGAGGGCCACCGCGTCCCCGCTTCGATGAATGACGCGTTGCTGAGCGCCATCGCCTGCGGGCGGATGGACCTGGCGCTCGAGCTGGCGGAGCTCTCGGCCCGGGAGCCGACGGTGCCAGAGTACGAGGACGAGTTCCTCGGCGCCTTCTTCCTCCAGGAGTACCTGCGCTCCCGCGTGGGCCGGGGAGAGGCCGTGGACCTGGAGCGCCTGTGCCAGGACATCGATGACTTCCTGGGCGAGCCGAGCCCGCGCACGGACACGCTTCGTGCGCTCGCCCGTGGGGACGGGCCTGCCTTCGACGAGGCCTTCCGGACCTGGAACGAGACGGTGGCCGCCACCCGGGCCGACCCGGCCGCGCCCGGCTCCACCTTCTCGTCTGGCATCACCCGTCACGTCTGGCTGGAGGGGCTCGCCCTGCTCCGGCTCGCGGGTGAGGCCGGCCTCTCACTCCCATCCGAGCTCCGGCCGCTGCTGCCAGGACTCGTGCTCCAGCCACCCCCGGCGACGCTCTCGGCGGTGCCCTGGCTGCTCGGACAGACCCGCCTCACCGAGGAGGACCTGTGA
- a CDS encoding imm11 family protein yields the protein MRYFVFVENGDVEDNAVLSDPPESIKDELFRFREGVPLKDWFPSPAVFPMDPEFPKARKLYDLQATTLSITIASKALKTTFDEAGCDNVEYLPILIHNHRGKLASADYCIANILQPVDAMDREASIYTNSALIPSLVTRLEKLVLRMEAIPPGLHLFRLTGVPHYPLVSETLKRAIEKKKLTGMLFVAPEEFNSALY from the coding sequence ATGCGCTACTTCGTTTTCGTCGAAAACGGGGACGTTGAGGACAATGCCGTCCTGTCGGACCCGCCTGAATCCATCAAAGATGAGCTGTTCAGGTTCCGTGAGGGCGTGCCCCTCAAGGACTGGTTTCCGTCCCCTGCCGTGTTCCCGATGGACCCGGAGTTCCCCAAGGCCCGCAAGCTCTATGACCTGCAGGCCACCACCCTCAGCATCACCATCGCGTCCAAGGCGCTCAAGACCACCTTCGACGAGGCCGGCTGCGACAACGTCGAGTACCTCCCCATCCTCATCCACAACCACCGGGGGAAGCTCGCCAGCGCTGACTACTGCATCGCCAACATCCTCCAGCCCGTGGATGCCATGGACCGCGAGGCCTCCATCTACACGAACAGTGCGCTGATTCCTTCGCTCGTCACGCGGCTGGAAAAGCTCGTCCTGCGGATGGAAGCAATTCCCCCCGGCCTTCACCTCTTCCGGCTCACCGGCGTCCCTCACTATCCGCTGGTCAGCGAGACGCTCAAGCGGGCCATCGAGAAGAAGAAGCTGACCGGGATGCTCTTCGTTGCTCCCGAGGAGTTCAACAGCGCGCTGTACTGA
- a CDS encoding AHH domain-containing protein, with product MEARYKQEKDPDLRRYYRRKTSVLYVSKEFNKRSSVIGVTLPYPWEAHHLLSTNVFYKYLTLAQIKVILRSDYDINDGRNIIFLPQEPIDTPVHKLPYHSSGHTQYDKKIKREMVTLKATLDDIVKNQRDHKEAAKMIEKELHDLETIMFMYTRDVGKKPRQKLH from the coding sequence GTGGAGGCACGCTACAAGCAGGAGAAAGACCCCGACCTGCGCCGCTACTACCGACGCAAGACGAGCGTCCTCTACGTCAGCAAGGAGTTCAACAAGCGGTCGAGCGTCATCGGCGTCACCCTGCCCTACCCGTGGGAGGCCCACCACCTGCTCTCCACCAACGTCTTCTACAAGTACCTCACGTTGGCGCAGATCAAGGTCATCCTCCGCAGCGACTACGACATCAACGATGGCCGGAACATCATCTTCCTTCCCCAGGAGCCCATCGACACGCCCGTCCACAAGCTCCCGTACCATTCCTCCGGGCACACCCAATACGACAAGAAGATCAAAAGAGAGATGGTCACACTGAAGGCCACGCTGGATGACATCGTGAAGAACCAGCGCGACCACAAGGAGGCGGCCAAGATGATAGAGAAGGAGCTGCACGACCTCGAAACGATAATGTTCATGTACACCCGCGACGTGGGCAAGAAGCCCCGGCAGAAGCTCCATTGA